In one window of Streptomyces griseus subsp. griseus DNA:
- a CDS encoding TetR/AcrR family transcriptional regulator, which produces MGSVPHPNPNLRRAPVQQRSADRLARILDACAGLLEETGYEQLSTRDVALRAEVPIGSVYRFFSNKRALVDALALRNLDLYAERITDRLGPLPADDWRGAIDAVLDEYLAMKRTVPGFALVDFGPPSPAEDTADDANRRLAGRLTELLAGHLGRHPGPELLRAILVSVEAADALLQLAFRTDPAGDPAIVAETRTLVRAYLAQILD; this is translated from the coding sequence ATGGGGTCCGTGCCCCACCCGAACCCGAATCTCCGCCGCGCCCCCGTACAGCAGCGCAGCGCCGACCGGCTCGCCCGGATACTCGACGCCTGCGCCGGACTCCTCGAAGAGACCGGTTACGAGCAGCTCTCCACCCGTGACGTCGCGTTGCGCGCCGAGGTGCCCATCGGCTCCGTCTACCGCTTCTTCTCCAACAAGCGGGCCCTTGTCGACGCCCTCGCGCTGCGCAACCTGGACCTCTACGCCGAGCGCATCACCGACCGGCTCGGCCCCCTCCCCGCCGACGACTGGCGCGGGGCCATCGACGCGGTGCTGGACGAGTACCTCGCGATGAAGCGGACCGTGCCCGGCTTCGCCCTGGTCGACTTCGGGCCCCCGTCGCCCGCCGAGGACACGGCGGACGACGCCAACCGCCGGCTCGCGGGCCGGCTCACCGAACTCCTCGCCGGACATCTCGGCCGCCACCCCGGCCCGGAACTGCTGCGGGCCATCCTGGTCAGCGTCGAGGCGGCCGACGCGCTGCTCCAGCTCGCCTTCCGTACGGACCCCGCGGGTGACCCGGCGATCGTGGCCGAGACCCGGACGCTGGTACGGGCGTACCTCGCGCAGATCCTGGACTGA
- the hmgA gene encoding homogentisate 1,2-dioxygenase, which translates to MSGINQARKTAEGLTYSSGFGNEHSSEAVAGALPHGRNSPQRAPLGLYAEQLSGSAFTEPRADNRRSWLYRIRPSAAHPAFTRTDNGTLRTAPFTESVPDPNRLRWNPLPDPAPGTDFVGGLWTLGGNGDATQRTGMAVHLYHANSSMTDRVFSDSDGELLIVPERGGLLLRTELGLLRAEPGHVALIPRGVRFRVELLDGTARGYVCENYGRPFALPDLGPIGANGLAHARDFLAPVAAYEDEDRPVEVVNKFCGNLWSATYDHSPLDVVAWYGTHAPYVYDLRRFNVIGSISYDHPDPSIFTVLTSPSDTPGLAGVDFVVFAPRWLVGEDTFRPPYFHRNVMSEYMGLIDGAYDAKADGFVPGGGSLHNMMSAHGPDRETFDRASAAELKPQKIEDGLAFMFETRWPVIATPQAAGADHLQRGYDDVWQGLSRNFRP; encoded by the coding sequence ATGAGCGGCATCAACCAGGCGAGGAAGACGGCGGAGGGGCTGACGTACTCCTCCGGTTTCGGCAACGAGCACAGCTCGGAGGCGGTCGCGGGGGCGCTGCCGCACGGCCGCAACTCACCCCAGCGCGCCCCCCTCGGGCTCTACGCCGAGCAGCTGAGCGGCTCCGCGTTCACCGAGCCCCGCGCCGACAACCGCCGCTCCTGGCTCTACCGGATCCGCCCCTCCGCCGCCCACCCGGCCTTCACCCGGACCGACAACGGCACTCTGCGCACGGCCCCCTTCACCGAGTCCGTGCCGGACCCGAACCGGCTCCGCTGGAACCCGCTCCCCGACCCCGCACCCGGCACGGACTTCGTCGGCGGGCTGTGGACCCTCGGCGGCAACGGCGACGCCACCCAGCGCACCGGCATGGCGGTGCACCTCTACCACGCCAACTCCTCCATGACCGACCGGGTGTTCAGCGACTCCGACGGCGAGCTGCTGATCGTCCCGGAGCGCGGTGGGCTGCTGCTCCGCACCGAACTGGGCCTGCTGCGCGCCGAACCGGGCCATGTCGCGCTGATCCCGCGCGGTGTCCGCTTCCGGGTGGAGCTGCTGGACGGGACCGCTCGCGGGTACGTATGCGAGAACTACGGCCGCCCGTTCGCCCTCCCTGACCTGGGGCCGATCGGCGCCAACGGGCTCGCGCACGCACGGGACTTCCTGGCCCCGGTCGCGGCGTACGAGGACGAGGACCGGCCGGTGGAGGTGGTCAACAAGTTCTGCGGGAACCTCTGGTCGGCGACGTACGACCACTCCCCCCTCGACGTGGTCGCCTGGTACGGCACCCACGCCCCGTACGTCTACGATCTGCGCCGCTTCAACGTCATCGGGTCGATCAGCTACGACCACCCCGACCCCTCGATCTTCACGGTGCTGACCTCGCCGTCCGACACCCCCGGCCTGGCCGGTGTCGACTTCGTCGTCTTCGCGCCGCGCTGGCTGGTCGGCGAGGACACCTTCCGGCCGCCGTACTTCCACCGGAACGTGATGAGCGAGTACATGGGGCTGATCGACGGCGCGTACGACGCGAAGGCGGACGGCTTCGTCCCCGGGGGCGGCTCGCTGCACAACATGATGTCCGCCCACGGACCGGACCGGGAGACCTTCGACCGGGCGAGCGCCGCGGAGCTGAAGCCGCAGAAGATCGAGGACGGCCTGGCCTTCATGTTCGAGACGCGCTGGCCGGTCATCGCGACCCCGCAGGCGGCCGGGGCCGACCATCTGCAGCGCGGTTACGACGACGTGTGGCAGGGTCTGAGCCGCAACTTCCGGCCGTAG
- a CDS encoding GntR family transcriptional regulator produces the protein MTPVGRAHPAAFAPDSLVLNRKLPLWYQVSQSLRASILGRPQDASLRLPTEEQLAAHYGVSVLTMRQALKELETEGLISRHRRRGTFIEPRARRVSPVRLLGSVDAIVAQQSGEATTVLGHGAVAVPGDLAEFFPDCDEVVSYRRLRRDGESGEPTNWAENAVRPDIAARIDVADLERWPMTKVLRDVVGVRISRITDTVEARLADPVTAELLQVPLLSPILHYTGVTYDEEGRVVDVARIRYRGDRFSFSVTVEAH, from the coding sequence GTGACCCCCGTCGGCCGGGCGCACCCGGCCGCCTTCGCACCCGACTCGCTCGTCCTCAACCGGAAGCTGCCGCTCTGGTACCAGGTCTCCCAGTCGCTGCGGGCCTCCATACTCGGCCGCCCGCAGGACGCCTCCCTCCGGCTGCCCACCGAGGAGCAGCTCGCCGCCCACTACGGGGTCAGCGTGCTCACCATGCGCCAGGCGCTCAAGGAGCTGGAGACGGAGGGGCTGATCAGCCGGCACCGGCGGCGCGGCACGTTCATAGAGCCGCGCGCCCGGCGGGTCTCCCCGGTCCGGCTGCTCGGCTCGGTCGACGCGATCGTGGCGCAGCAGTCCGGGGAGGCGACGACGGTTCTCGGCCATGGGGCGGTGGCGGTGCCGGGCGACCTCGCCGAGTTCTTCCCGGACTGCGACGAGGTCGTCAGCTACCGGCGGCTGCGCCGCGACGGCGAGAGCGGCGAGCCGACCAACTGGGCGGAGAACGCGGTGCGCCCCGACATCGCCGCCCGGATCGATGTGGCCGACCTCGAACGCTGGCCGATGACCAAGGTCCTGCGGGATGTCGTCGGGGTGCGCATCTCCCGGATCACCGACACGGTGGAGGCCCGGCTCGCCGACCCGGTCACCGCAGAGCTGCTCCAGGTCCCGCTGCTCAGCCCGATCCTGCACTACACGGGCGTGACGTACGACGAGGAGGGGCGCGTGGTGGATGTGGCCCGCATCCGCTACCGGGGCGACCGCTTCTCGTTCTCCGTGACGGTGGAGGCCCACTGA